In Apium graveolens cultivar Ventura chromosome 10, ASM990537v1, whole genome shotgun sequence, the following are encoded in one genomic region:
- the LOC141691682 gene encoding uncharacterized protein LOC141691682 has translation MFREEILKEIKDKSFYYPPKPMQTPLEIRPYNRQCDYLETHGHKTENCLSLKYFIEERVKKGNLNKYLVRDSNNRGEGQKKGKNIVNMGVGGSHSPPRSPDFSDEVLSIQSLQDMVISFSSKDYEGVNPHHNTALVVTLDIFDNKVRRMLIDKGSSINILFKHTVDQMQLGSVHSNDCQEDLLYGFRHNLVPINGTLYLPAIFGTAPNQVTHVIKFYVINTPSSYNEIIGRSALTMMQAITSISHLKIKFPTPT, from the coding sequence ATGTTTCGAGAGGAAATCTTGAAGGAGATAAAAGACAAATCATTTTATTATCCTCCGAAGCCAATGCAAACTCCTCTAGAAATCAGACCTTATAATAGGCAGTGCGATTATCTTGAGACACATGGCCACAAGACTGAGAACTGtttatcactcaagtacttcatcGAGGAGAGAGTAAAGAAAGGAAACCTGAACAAGTACTTGGTCCGGGACAGCAACAACAGAGGAGAGGGGCAGAAGAAAGGAAAAAATATAGTTAATATGGGCGTAGGAGGCTCCCACTCCCCACCACGAAGCCCAGACTTCAGCGATGAAGTGCTCTCAATCCAATCACTCCAAGATATGGTAATATCCTTCAGCAGTAAGGACTATGAAGGAGTCAATCCCCACCACAATACGGCTTTAGTTGTCACCTTGGACATCTTTGATAATAAAGTAAGAAGAATGTTGATAGACAAAGGTTCCTCGATAAATATTCTCTTTAAGCATACAGTGGATCAAATGCAGTTAGGGAGCGTTCACTCAAATGATTGCCAGGAAGACCTACTCTATGGGTTCAGACATAATCTAGTCCCGATCAACGGGACCTTATACCTACCTGCCATTTTTGGAACTGCTCCCAACCAAGTAACTCATGTAATCAAGTTCTATGTCATCAACACTCCTTCATCGTACAACGAAATCATTGGCAGGTCAGCTTTAACTatgatgcaagcaataacttcaatctcccatctcaaaATCAAGTTCCCAACACCGACCTGA